In the genome of Gammaproteobacteria bacterium, one region contains:
- the rimI gene encoding ribosomal protein S18-alanine N-acetyltransferase → MSAVRESVPIQFRPMSEADLREILEIERQSYDFPWSAGIFRDCLRVGYPCWVLEGNWRMDAYGVMTVAIGEAHLLNLCVRPEARRMGYGRAMLHQLLKIALQHRAETAFLEVRPSNEAAQQLYASEGFCEVGYRRAYYPAREGREDALILAKSLVVQ, encoded by the coding sequence ATGAGCGCCGTCCGCGAAAGCGTGCCCATCCAATTCCGGCCCATGTCGGAGGCCGACCTGCGCGAAATCCTGGAGATCGAGCGCCAGTCCTATGACTTTCCGTGGTCGGCGGGCATCTTCCGCGATTGCCTGCGCGTGGGCTATCCCTGCTGGGTGTTGGAGGGCAACTGGCGCATGGACGCCTACGGCGTCATGACCGTCGCCATCGGCGAGGCGCACTTGCTCAATCTCTGCGTGCGGCCCGAGGCGCGGCGGATGGGGTATGGTCGCGCCATGCTGCACCAGTTGCTGAAGATCGCCCTGCAGCACCGCGCCGAGACCGCGTTTCTGGAGGTGCGCCCGTCCAACGAGGCGGCCCAACAGCTTTATGCCAGCGAAGGTTTCTGCGAGGTCGGCTACCGCCGCGCCTATTATCCCGCCCGCGAAGGCCGCGAAGACGCCCTCATCCTCGCCAAGTCGCTGGTTGTTCAGTAA
- a CDS encoding uracil-DNA glycosylase has translation MALDERQRAYLKEMGIDVWERRGLPTAIAPTPPAAMEIAETPAPALKPGSAPQLMSMATTTNDADHASRVAAMDWDVLAKTVSVCTRCGLAQGRIQTVFGVGSRQAQWMIIGEAPGAEEDKQGEPFVGRAGKLLNSMLEAIGLQREEAYIANIIKCRPPNNRDPKPEEEHACRDYLERQIRLLRPKIILAVGRIAAQNLMKVDTPIGKMRGHKYEYQDLGIPVVITYHPAYLLRSPTEKRKAWQDLLYAKKVFAGEA, from the coding sequence ATGGCACTCGACGAACGGCAACGGGCGTATTTGAAGGAGATGGGCATTGACGTGTGGGAGCGGCGCGGGTTGCCTACTGCCATCGCCCCAACGCCGCCGGCTGCCATGGAGATTGCTGAAACACCTGCTCCCGCACTAAAGCCTGGATCTGCGCCGCAACTCATGTCGATGGCAACCACGACGAATGATGCCGATCATGCCAGCCGTGTCGCGGCGATGGATTGGGACGTGCTAGCGAAGACCGTGTCCGTATGCACTCGCTGCGGATTAGCGCAAGGCCGCATCCAAACTGTCTTTGGTGTCGGCAGCCGGCAGGCGCAGTGGATGATCATTGGCGAAGCGCCGGGCGCGGAGGAAGACAAGCAGGGCGAGCCGTTTGTGGGTCGCGCCGGCAAGTTATTAAACTCCATGCTGGAGGCGATAGGTCTCCAGCGCGAGGAAGCCTATATCGCGAATATCATCAAATGCAGGCCTCCCAACAATCGCGATCCGAAACCGGAGGAGGAGCACGCCTGCCGTGATTATCTGGAACGGCAGATCCGCCTGCTGCGGCCGAAGATCATTCTCGCGGTGGGGCGCATCGCCGCGCAAAACCTGATGAAGGTGGACACGCCGATCGGAAAGATGCGCGGCCACAAGTATGAATATCAAGACCTCGGCATCCCGGTGGTGATTACCTATCATCCGGCGTATCTGTTGCGCTCGCCGACGGAGAAGCGCAAGGCCTGGCAGGACTTGCTGTACGCGAAGAAGGTGTTTGCAGGTGAGGCATGA